A single Anopheles arabiensis isolate DONGOLA chromosome 2, AaraD3, whole genome shotgun sequence DNA region contains:
- the LOC120895198 gene encoding adenosine deaminase 2-like, whose product MARPAYDEFCRQREEFFAREQGRGLGANLVLSPAEQRLNQYVMYLKQQELAKGVENPYELVSARHFFEMLDRINESPLFRLIQKMPKGGVLHAHDTAIGSTELIVRATRHAHLWQSGSIPQAAADPMPVYTFSRNKPTAEGEWRLVADIRGTMGDAAYEAAIRKMFTLYTTDPLNEHRDINDVWRKFMALFICFEPMVTYRPVWEEYYYGCLEELLADNVTYLEFRGLLPPVYDLDDRKYTPEEIVQMYVDQSEKFLRANPKFAGVKFIYAPLKFCDDSTFDGYLTLVQTLKARFPTFIAGFDLVGQEDLGRPHTDFNERLLRLPAGINFFFHAGETNWTGRRDENLIDAILLGTKRIGHGFAAIKHPVVLEEIKKRNICIELNPISNQVLKLVQDFRNHPGGFYFSDNYPVVVSSDDPSFWCASPLSHDFFVAFMGLASARADLRLLKQLALNSIEYSSMEGEEKTIATQKWTAAWNEYVEEMLKTIPAEF is encoded by the exons ATGGCTCGTCCAGCGTACGATGAGTTCTGCCGGCAGCGGGAGGAGTTTTTCGCCCGGGAACAGGGCCGCGGCCTTGGTGCCAATCTCGTGCTCAGCCCGGCCGAACAGCGCCTCAACCAGTACGTGATGTACCTGAAGCAGCAGGAACTGGCCAAAGGTGTGGAGAACCCGTACGAGCTCGTATCGGCGCGACACTTCTTCGAGATGCTGGATCGCATCAACGAGTCACCATTGTTCCGGTTGATTCAGAAGATGCCGAAGGGTGGCGTTTTGCATGCCCACGATACGGCCATCGGTAGTACGGAGCTGATCGTGCGTGCGACACGCCACGCTCATCTGTGGCAGAGCGGTAGCATTCCCCAGGCGGCAGCGGATCCGATGCCGGTGTACACGTTCTCGCGCAACAAACCCACGGCCGAGGGTGAGTGGCGTCTGGTAGCGGACATTCGCGGCACGATGGGTGACGCAGCGTACGAGGCGGCCATTCGCAAGATGTTCACACTGTACACGACCGATCCGCTGAATGAACATCGCGACATTAACGACGTGTGGCGTAAATTTATGGCACTGTTCATCTGCTTCGAACCGATGGTTACGTACCGGCCAGTCTGGGAAGAGTACTACTATGGGTGTTTGGAGGAGCTGTTGGCGGACAATGTCACGTACCTGGAGTTCCGTGGACTACTCCCACCG GTATACGATCTAGACGATCGTAAGTACACCCCGGAGGAGATCGTCCAAATGTATGTCGATCAGTCGGAAAAGTTCCTGCGCGCCAACCCCAAGTTTGCAGGCGTTAAGTTCATCTACGCACCGTTGAAGTTCTGCGACGACAGCACCTTCGACGGGTACCTTACGCTGGTGCAAACGCTTAAGGCACGCTTCCCGACCTTCATCGCAGGGTTCGATCTCGTCGGTCAGGAAGACCTTGGCCGACCGCATACAGACTTTAACGAGCGATTGCTTCGTCTCCCGGCTGGAATTAATTTCTTCTTCCATGCCGGCGAAACCAACTGGACTGGACGGCGGGACGAGAActtg ATCGACGCCATCCTGCTGGGAACGAAGCGCATCGGACACGGCTTCGCCGCCATCAAGCATCCGGTTGTGCTGGAGGAGATCAAGAAGCGCAACATCTGCATCGAGCTGAATCCGATCTCGAACCAGGTGTTGAAGCTGGTGCAAGACTTCCGCAACCATCCCGGCGGTTTCTACTTCTCGGACAACTACCCGGTCGTGGTTTCGAGCGACGATCCCTCCTTCTGGTGTGCCTCACCCTTGAGTCACGATTTCTTCGTCGCGTTCATGGGGCTCGCATCTGCACGGGCCGACCTACGGTTGCTCAAGCAGCTCGCCCTCAACTCGATCGAGTACAGTTCGATGGAGGGCGAAGAGAAGACGATCGCCACCCAGAAGTGGACTGCCGCGTGGAACGAGTACGTGGAGGAGATGCTTAAAACCATTCCGGCTGAGTTCTAA
- the LOC120895197 gene encoding adenosine deaminase 2-A-like yields MARLAKQPTAFRCRTIVFQPKLTCSSSLLLLCCWLALLPSPEAHTIIERPSRPSPEDYRYQRALLASEEADLAFGADIPLAGNEILVNNHLMDLKRQELEKGYTNPFNFSPARHFFEVLDQINASPLFRFVRELPKGAVLHAHDTALASTEVIVKATYQPHLWQRGCFEHGRQPEFLFSRTKPTAPQRGNKHNDDDDDDWELVQTVRERMGPARYDEHVRQLFSLYTPDPQTAYHSINDVWDRFSQIFLAFNPIVTYRPVWEFYFREALREFHEDNVLYLEFRGLLPTLYDLDGKTYGPEEVVQIYRTITEEFKATHPRFAGTKFIYAPLRLVDNQTMDQYLSLAERLHRLHDDYVVAFDLVGQEDLGRQLLDFVPQLLELPASINFVFHAGETNWNGMPSDGNLFDAIMLGTKRIGHGYSLLKHPLLLEKVRQRNICVEINPVSNQVLRLVADHRNHPASVLFASDFPLVVSSDDPSFWRAAPLSHDFYMAFLGMTTVGQDLRVFKKLALNSIRYSLMSDREKEVALGKFQLAWDGFIDRKAEQLRASSRNEV; encoded by the exons atggcgcGACTCGCAAAGCAACCAACGGCATTCCGCTGCAGAACGATCGTTTTTCAACCAAAATTGACATGTTCGAGcag CTTGCTATTGTTGTGCTGCTGGCTGGCGCTACTCCCTTCCCCGGAGGCACACACCATCATTGAGCGACCTTCGCGTCCATCACCGGAGGATTATCGGTACCAGCGCGCCCTGCTAGCCTCCGAGGAAGCCGACCTTGCATTCGGTGCCGACATCCCACTCGCCGGTAACGAGATCCTCGTGAACAATCACCTGATGGACCTGAAGCGCCAAGAGCTCGAGAAGGGCTACACCAATCCGTTCAACTTTTCACCCGCACGCCACTTCTTCGAAGTGCTGGACCAGATTAACGCATCGCCACTGTTTCGGTTCGTGCGCGAGCTACCGAAGGGAGCGGTGCTGCATGCACACGATACCGCCCTGGCCAGTACGGAAGTGATCGTGAAAGCCACCTATCAACCACACCTGTGGCAGCGTGGCTGTTTCGAGCACGGCCGGCAGCCCGAATTTCTTTTCTCCCGCACGAAACCTACAGCGCCCCAGCGAGGAAATAAGcataacgatgatgatgatgatgactggGAGCTGGTGCAAACCGTCCGAGAAAGGATGGGCCCGGCCAGGTACGATGAGCACGTCCGGCAGCTATTCTCACTGTACACGCCGGACCCGCAGACCGCGTACCACAGCATCAACGATGTGTGGGATCGGTTTAGTCAGATCTTTCTGGCGTTCAATCCCATCGTTACGTACCGGCCCGTGTGGGAGTTTTACTTCCGGGAGGCGCTGCGGGAGTTCCACGAGGACAATGTGCTGTATCTGGAGTTTCGCGGACTACTTCCTACG CTGTACGACCTGGACGGCAAGACTTACGGGCCGGAGGAGGTGGTACAAATCTATCGCACAATCACAGAGGAGTTCAAAGCCACCCATCCACGGTTTGCCGGTACGAAGTTCATCTACGCGCCGTTGCGACTGGTCGACAACCAGACGATGGATCAATACCTGAGCCTTGCCGAACGGTTACACCGCCTGCACGATGACTACGTGGTAGCGTTCGACCTTGTCGGCCAGGAGGACCTGGGCCGCCAGCTGCTGGATTTTGTGCCCCAACTGCTCGAGCTGCCCGCGTCCATCAACTTTGTGTTCCATGCGGGCGAAACCAACTGGAACGGCATGCCATCGGATGGCAATTTG TTCGATGCCATCATGCTCGGCACGAAAcgcatcgggcatggctactCGCTGCTCAagcatccgctgctgctggaaaagGTTCGGCAGCGCAACATTTGCGTCGAAATCAATCCCGTCTCGAATCAGGTGCTCCGGCTGGTAGCCGACCATCGGAATCACCCGGCCAGCGTACTGTTTGCGTCCGACTTTCCGCTGGTCGTGTCGTCCGATGATCCGTCCTTCTGGCGCGCTGCACCACTGAGTCACGACTTTTACATGGCGTTTCTCGGCATGACGACGGTCGGGCAGGATTTGCGCGTGTTTAAAAAGCTGGCCCTCAACTCCATACGCTACAGCTTAATGAGCGATCGGGAGAAGGAGGTGGCGCTCGGGAAATTCCAACTGGCCTGGGATGGTTTCATCGATCGGAAGGCGGAGCAGCTGAGGGCGAGCAGTAGGAATGAGGTGTAA
- the LOC120897661 gene encoding uncharacterized protein LOC120897661 isoform X2: protein MLRHSQRACKRNQVAGLPGIAGILLIVVGLVGKLCTANAATTVHYQRHAAPPAKSTATPAQQYFDAVAPEDRENFIKYHLDRALEERLPRHTSSIPKDFEFVAFQDAAEPEHFSLNLLDHFMIAYGLSELDVYAFVALNVICFPSGWCFDPDDVGNICCPF, encoded by the exons ATGTTGCGGCACAGCCAACGAGCATGCAAACGCAACCAAGTGGCCGGCCTGCCGGGCATTGCGGGCATCCTGTTGATCGTCGTAGGATTAGTGGGAAAACTTTGCACCGCAAATGCGGCCACCACCGTCCACTACCAGCGACATGCTGCACCACCAGCCAAATCAACGGCCACGCCCGCCCAACAGTACTTTGATGCCGTTGCACCGGAAG ATCGAGAAAACTTCATCAAATACCATCTGGACAGGGCACTGGAGGAGCGTTTGCCCCGGCACACGAGCAGCATACCGAAGGACTTTGAGTTCGTTGCCTTCCAG GACGCGGCTGAGCCGGAACATTTTTCCCTCAACCTGTTGGACCACTTTATGATCGCTTACGGTCTGTCGGAGCTGGATGTGTACGCGTTTGTGGCGCTGAATGTGATCTGCTTCCCTTCCGGCTGGTGCTTCGACCCGGACGATGTCGGTAACATTTGCTGTCCCTTCTAA
- the LOC120897661 gene encoding uncharacterized protein LOC120897661 isoform X1 — translation MLRHSQRACKRNQVAGLPGIAGILLIVVGLVGKLCTANAATTVHYQRHAAPPAKSTATPAQQYFDAVAPEDRENFIKYHLDRALEERLPRHTSSIPKDFEFVAFQPSVSENHLELVEEPNSTKLLSPAAAVVVTGPSFIRYSIVCYRSGCIDTSDIGNICCPF, via the exons ATGTTGCGGCACAGCCAACGAGCATGCAAACGCAACCAAGTGGCCGGCCTGCCGGGCATTGCGGGCATCCTGTTGATCGTCGTAGGATTAGTGGGAAAACTTTGCACCGCAAATGCGGCCACCACCGTCCACTACCAGCGACATGCTGCACCACCAGCCAAATCAACGGCCACGCCCGCCCAACAGTACTTTGATGCCGTTGCACCGGAAG ATCGAGAAAACTTCATCAAATACCATCTGGACAGGGCACTGGAGGAGCGTTTGCCCCGGCACACGAGCAGCATACCGAAGGACTTTGAGTTCGTTGCCTTCCAG CCCAGCGTAAGTGAAAATCATCTGGAGCTGGTGGAAGAACCGAACAGCACGAAGCTATTAtcacccgctgctgccgttgtcgTCACTGGCCCATCGTTCATTAGATATTCGATCGTTTGCTACCGGTCCGGATGCATCGACACGAGTGACATTGGAAACATCTGCTGCCCTTTCTGA